The following coding sequences lie in one Mucilaginibacter sp. KACC 22773 genomic window:
- a CDS encoding ABC transporter permease — translation MLKNYIKIAWRNLIKHKVFSIINVSGLAIGVAAFWLISLYVADEWSYDRYNEKSDRIFQVAQHGKWNGGSFNLAVTSPPYSPALKADYPDVEEAVRVDLEGGGKIVYNEKQVEAGDISFTDKNIFNVFSYHFLAGDPNTALVKPQCIVLTKTLAEKIFGSDISSAIDKVITFEGDVQNTVTAVIDDVPQNSTFKFSALRSFNADYNGNWGNAGIYTFVLLKDHDDYKKIEAGSGDFYNKYLKQNLAGVTYKLELLPLTAIHLHSSLDYQMGNNGNVAYLYVFGIVGLLILAIAVINYVNLTTARSSVRIKEIGTRKVIGSGRMQLLYMFFAESILLAVLATIAGMVLIQATLPYVNILSGKSLQLWYFGVTKSLVVFVLFAVVTGVVSGVYPALFLSGFKTISAMKGQLGNQSSTILFRKGLVVFQFVITILMIVGSCVIYQQLNFVLTKDLGFNKSQMLTFHIGNRDVRAKTDEIKTQLLQSPLIQSVAVAGNPIGNNDIGSTYFSIGADGKKGPDSKLVESLIIDEDFLPAMQIKMAAGRNFMKGPADTANHSILVNETLVKEMGWKNPVGARVRSGVNHGVVTYATVIGVVKDFNTYSLQHKISPMVLSLPSETKDKDNLYVRLGQGNVQAAISYLQKVYARFDPENKADYNFLDQNFAAQYQTEQKQGKLLFVFTILAIGIACLGLFGLITFTAEQRVKEIGIRKVLGASVTSIVNLLSKDLMKLVLFAALVASPLAWYSMSKWLQSFAYRIEIQWWVFLLAGAIAAVIAFLTVSARSARAATVNPARSLKSE, via the coding sequence ATGCTCAAGAATTACATAAAAATAGCCTGGCGAAACCTAATAAAGCATAAGGTTTTCTCCATTATCAATGTAAGCGGCCTGGCTATTGGGGTGGCAGCGTTTTGGCTTATCAGTTTATACGTTGCCGATGAGTGGAGTTACGACCGCTATAATGAAAAATCGGACAGGATTTTCCAGGTAGCCCAGCATGGCAAATGGAACGGCGGCAGTTTTAACCTGGCGGTAACCTCGCCACCCTATTCACCGGCGCTAAAAGCAGACTACCCCGATGTTGAAGAGGCCGTACGTGTTGATTTGGAGGGCGGCGGCAAAATTGTTTACAACGAAAAGCAGGTTGAGGCCGGCGATATTTCTTTTACCGATAAAAACATCTTTAATGTATTTAGCTATCACTTTTTAGCCGGCGATCCCAACACGGCGCTTGTAAAGCCACAATGTATCGTTTTAACCAAAACACTGGCCGAAAAGATCTTTGGTAGTGATATTTCCTCCGCCATTGATAAGGTGATAACTTTTGAAGGCGACGTTCAAAATACCGTTACCGCGGTAATTGATGATGTGCCGCAAAATTCTACATTTAAGTTTAGCGCACTCCGTTCATTCAATGCCGATTATAATGGCAACTGGGGCAACGCAGGCATTTACACCTTTGTGCTGCTAAAAGATCATGATGACTATAAAAAAATAGAAGCAGGCTCCGGTGACTTTTATAACAAATACCTGAAACAAAACCTGGCAGGGGTAACCTATAAACTGGAACTATTGCCACTTACAGCCATTCACCTGCACTCCAGCCTTGATTACCAGATGGGCAATAATGGCAACGTAGCCTACCTGTATGTTTTTGGCATCGTTGGTCTGCTCATCCTGGCCATTGCGGTTATCAATTACGTTAACCTTACCACGGCTCGCTCATCTGTCAGGATCAAAGAGATTGGCACCCGGAAAGTAATCGGCTCGGGCCGGATGCAATTGCTGTACATGTTTTTTGCCGAATCAATCCTGCTGGCGGTGCTGGCTACCATTGCAGGTATGGTACTGATACAGGCTACCTTACCCTACGTAAATATCCTATCCGGTAAATCGTTACAGCTTTGGTATTTCGGGGTAACCAAATCGTTGGTGGTATTTGTATTATTCGCTGTAGTTACCGGCGTGGTAAGCGGTGTATACCCGGCTTTGTTCCTTTCTGGCTTTAAAACCATTAGCGCCATGAAGGGGCAGTTGGGTAACCAATCTTCAACTATTCTTTTCCGCAAGGGGCTGGTAGTATTCCAGTTTGTGATTACCATATTAATGATCGTTGGCTCCTGCGTAATTTACCAGCAACTCAATTTTGTGCTGACTAAAGACCTTGGCTTCAACAAATCGCAAATGCTTACGTTTCATATTGGTAACCGCGACGTGAGGGCGAAAACCGACGAAATTAAAACGCAATTACTGCAAAGCCCCCTGATCCAAAGCGTGGCGGTTGCCGGCAATCCCATCGGTAATAACGATATCGGATCTACCTATTTTAGCATAGGGGCCGACGGAAAAAAAGGTCCGGATAGCAAACTGGTAGAATCATTGATCATCGATGAGGACTTTTTACCTGCTATGCAGATAAAAATGGCTGCCGGGCGTAATTTCATGAAAGGCCCTGCCGATACCGCCAACCATTCCATATTGGTTAACGAAACACTGGTGAAAGAAATGGGCTGGAAAAACCCGGTCGGCGCGCGCGTTCGCAGCGGAGTAAATCATGGGGTGGTTACCTACGCAACCGTGATAGGCGTAGTAAAGGATTTTAATACCTACTCGCTGCAGCACAAAATATCGCCCATGGTATTAAGCCTTCCATCCGAAACAAAAGATAAAGATAATTTATACGTGCGGCTGGGCCAGGGTAATGTGCAGGCAGCTATCAGCTACCTGCAAAAGGTATATGCCCGCTTTGATCCTGAGAATAAAGCAGACTATAATTTTCTTGATCAAAACTTTGCAGCCCAATATCAAACCGAGCAAAAGCAAGGCAAGCTACTGTTTGTGTTCACCATACTGGCCATTGGTATTGCGTGCTTAGGTCTGTTCGGCCTGATCACTTTTACTGCCGAGCAAAGGGTTAAGGAAATAGGCATTCGCAAAGTATTGGGCGCCAGTGTAACCAGTATCGTAAACCTGTTGTCGAAAGACTTGATGAAACTCGTGTTATTTGCAGCACTGGTAGCATCGCCATTAGCCTGGTACAGTATGAGCAAATGGCTGCAAAGCTTTGCCTACCGTATTGAGATACAGTGGTGGGTATTCCTGCTGGCGGGTGCTATAGCGGCTGTAATCGCATTTTTGACCGTAAGTGCACGATCAGCAAGGGCGGCCACAGTTAATCCTGCCAGGAGCCTTAAAAGTGAATGA
- a CDS encoding ABC transporter permease, translating into MIKNYFKTAWRNIVNNKFYAAINVAGLTFGLVIGLFMLLWVQDELSFDTFNKKGAEIYRVGIVGGTDESKQIFTSIIAPLATYAKAEMPEVTDAVRIRNIGVAPFKYKEKNFREDNFAFTDPSYFSVFDFKLVAGDKKKPFPDNNSVVITQAIAKKYFGNEDPIGKVVVLGLNENLKVTGVVADYPANSTLKYNILLPMSRFNKLAYMDRKLSYDNKTFISSMDGDWANFAFDTYLLLKPNTDINQVTKKLRAIHEREHPVDAPVPYLAQPLFQMHLYKADGSNGGIETVRTFAIVAILILVIACINYVNLSTARSMLRAKEVSMRKIIGAGKLQLFMQFMIETTLLFAISTLFALILMYVLMPMYNNFSGKQLQLSVTNYQVWMYVVITLIGTLAASSIYPALLLSSFEPLKALKGKVTTGIGNTVFRKVLVVVQFSVSIVLIIGTLVIGRQLNFIQKKDLGYDKENVFVFNMRDMKTHYDAIKQELLKQPGIISVTRSGNDIIENDNWTGDNDWDGKPAKANLFFHPIAADKDFISFFKIKMKEGVAFTGAIADTTRFVLNEAAVSAMGLKDPIGKNIRIQKMKGTISGVVKDFHFASMRKKIEPAVLYYRADDCYKIYIKTTGANAQKAIAAALTSWKQYNNDSPFSYTFLDDSFNQLYKTEQRTGSLFNVFSAIAIFISCLGLFGLATYSAQVKTREIGIRKVLGSSVAGIIRLLTTEFIVLIAISILIAVPVAYYAMDKWLQDYAYRITITAWIFLMAGFGATAIALLTISIQSVKAALANPVKSLRSE; encoded by the coding sequence ATGATAAAAAATTATTTTAAAACAGCCTGGCGTAACATTGTAAACAATAAGTTTTACGCGGCCATTAATGTGGCTGGGTTAACCTTTGGGTTAGTGATTGGCCTGTTTATGCTGCTTTGGGTGCAGGATGAGTTGAGTTTTGATACGTTCAACAAAAAAGGGGCGGAGATATACCGCGTTGGCATTGTGGGCGGTACTGATGAAAGCAAACAGATATTTACCTCGATTATTGCCCCGCTTGCTACTTACGCCAAAGCCGAGATGCCGGAGGTTACCGATGCCGTGCGGATCAGGAATATTGGCGTAGCGCCGTTTAAATACAAGGAAAAGAATTTCAGGGAAGATAATTTTGCTTTTACCGATCCTTCATACTTTTCTGTATTTGATTTTAAGCTGGTTGCAGGCGATAAGAAAAAACCATTCCCGGATAATAATTCGGTAGTGATAACACAGGCTATAGCCAAAAAATACTTTGGCAACGAAGACCCTATAGGCAAGGTGGTTGTTTTAGGCTTAAACGAAAACCTGAAAGTAACCGGGGTAGTTGCCGATTATCCTGCAAACTCCACCCTAAAATATAACATCCTGCTGCCCATGAGCCGGTTTAACAAGCTGGCCTACATGGATAGGAAATTAAGCTACGACAATAAAACGTTCATCTCTTCGATGGATGGCGACTGGGCCAATTTTGCATTTGATACTTACCTGTTGCTTAAGCCCAATACCGATATTAACCAGGTTACCAAAAAGCTTCGTGCGATACATGAACGCGAACACCCGGTAGATGCGCCCGTGCCTTACCTTGCGCAGCCACTGTTCCAGATGCATTTGTACAAAGCCGATGGCAGTAACGGAGGTATTGAAACAGTACGCACATTTGCCATTGTGGCCATCTTGATACTGGTAATAGCCTGCATCAACTACGTAAACCTTTCGACAGCACGATCGATGTTAAGGGCCAAGGAAGTAAGCATGCGCAAAATAATAGGCGCCGGTAAACTGCAGCTATTTATGCAGTTTATGATTGAAACTACTTTACTGTTTGCCATATCAACCCTGTTTGCCCTTATTTTAATGTATGTGCTGATGCCTATGTACAATAACTTCTCGGGCAAGCAATTGCAACTATCTGTAACCAACTACCAGGTTTGGATGTATGTGGTAATTACACTGATAGGCACCTTAGCAGCATCAAGCATTTACCCGGCTTTGTTGCTTTCATCTTTTGAGCCATTAAAAGCGCTTAAGGGTAAAGTAACTACGGGTATAGGAAATACCGTTTTCCGGAAGGTACTGGTTGTGGTTCAGTTCAGCGTTTCTATCGTGCTGATCATCGGCACCCTGGTAATTGGCAGGCAGCTCAATTTTATCCAGAAAAAGGATCTTGGCTATGATAAAGAAAACGTGTTTGTGTTTAATATGCGCGATATGAAAACGCATTACGATGCCATTAAACAGGAGTTGCTGAAGCAGCCCGGTATTATATCGGTAACCCGGTCTGGCAATGATATTATTGAAAACGATAACTGGACAGGCGATAACGACTGGGACGGTAAACCAGCCAAAGCTAACCTGTTTTTTCATCCGATTGCTGCCGACAAGGATTTTATATCTTTCTTTAAAATAAAAATGAAGGAGGGTGTAGCCTTTACCGGGGCTATTGCTGATACTACCCGTTTTGTGCTAAACGAGGCCGCGGTATCTGCTATGGGCCTTAAGGATCCGATAGGTAAAAATATCCGCATCCAAAAAATGAAGGGTACCATAAGTGGGGTAGTAAAGGATTTTCACTTCGCATCTATGCGTAAAAAAATTGAGCCGGCGGTATTGTACTACCGCGCCGACGACTGCTACAAAATATACATTAAAACCACTGGTGCCAATGCACAAAAAGCCATTGCAGCCGCGCTTACTTCCTGGAAACAATACAATAACGATTCGCCGTTTTCCTATACTTTTTTAGATGACTCGTTTAACCAGCTATACAAAACAGAGCAACGTACAGGCTCGCTATTTAACGTGTTTTCGGCCATTGCTATTTTTATATCATGCCTTGGGCTTTTTGGCCTGGCAACCTATTCGGCACAGGTAAAGACCAGGGAGATCGGCATCCGTAAGGTATTAGGGTCAAGCGTTGCAGGCATTATCAGGTTGCTGACTACCGAGTTTATTGTACTTATAGCGATCTCTATTTTAATAGCGGTGCCTGTGGCCTATTACGCCATGGACAAATGGCTGCAGGATTATGCTTACCGGATTACCATAACTGCCTGGATCTTCCTGATGGCCGGCTTTGGTGCAACGGCAATAGCCCTGCTAACCATCAGCATACAATCGGTTAAAGCCGCTTTGGCCAACCCGGTTAAGAGCCTTCGTAGTGAGT